DNA sequence from the Osmia lignaria lignaria isolate PbOS001 chromosome 2, iyOsmLign1, whole genome shotgun sequence genome:
CATCTTTTAACTTCGGCGATGGCCAGCCATCAGTACCTATGAAATCCATTAATAGTACATGACTACGTAATAGAATTGGTTTTGGAGCAATTACTCCTCCTTGTTGAAGTCTTAtcaaatttcgaaattctttcTCGGCCCAGGTCCGTACCATTTTACGTGGATTATGACGACAATATCCGTGACGGAAACGAAATTCTCCGGTTACATATTTGTCTCTATCcttaaattgtaaaattgatgttttatatatttttatcgcAAACTCTACTGCTGTCTTTGAAGTTGCATGATAAACATTAGCTTCTTTTCCTGTTGAGATGCATCCATTAATCTCTGCAATTATTCCTTGATTCAAGAGTTTAAATAATATCATCCTTGTACGAGGATCCAAAACTTGTTCAACAGTAGCACGATCATGTTTGTCCTTCGTtcgaattctttctttttctacacgtttatcattttcaataagAAGATTCGCCGCATGTCCCGGCAAAGATGGACCTTCATATTTTTCAACATTGATTTTATTAGCGTAACGGCGGAATAATTTATCAGATGGTTGATAGTTAGTCATTTTATTAGAAACATTTTGCGCATTAACGCCTTGAATGTTTTtagtaatattttttggtccagATCTGTTTTGACCTTCATCCCAAAAGACATCATGTTCTAAATCATCATaattttcatcatcatcatcaacatcttcatcttcttcactatttgaaatatgtaatttatttatatcttcGGAAAGCTCACGGTGAAATAATGGTTGTCCTTTACATGTTTCTAATctatcataaaaattaaaatcattgtCACAATTGCATAAGTTCtccaaaaaaaatataatacaaataccGTATTATAGTTTCATCGGCATCGCTAAATTGGTTTTGATCACTTTGTTCAGACATAACTTGCTCTTGTATGACTACTTCtttgatataaataaatatttgttcagAAGAAAATACGTTTTTTAAGTTTATATACACAGGTTATATCCACCGTTGCCAGAAATAGGGCGAAAATTGCGACGAGAAACCCTGACGTAGTAGACTTATAGATAgataattattacatattttatagGCAGGCACTAGTGGCTTACCTATTGCCAATTattgtaattgtttgacaaacttgtattcactttatgcattttggtaaataaatcatttgaaaaaagcgactgaattattatttaatttacccaatttcatttctgagttatttatttaatgcttgtaatttttttctcagctatttatttaattgacttacattcttctatcattttagttattcaatgtACTTACTTAACTTCATttttcagttatttatatataaaacaactgtttgatctttaataaattacaaacataatatacatgaaaatcaaacttatttcctaattatttattattttatttctctttatgggTCTCGCGGGGACCACCCTTCTCAGTTATTGTTTATCCTATTCCTACTCGTTATGGACCAAGGCTTCCCTTTGTAATCatatatttctttcattcttttcatggaCCTTGCAGGGACTACTCCCAAATCACTGTATCCTCGTATCCATTGTATCCCTGTATCTCCCATATCCCAGTATTGTATTCTTGCATCCCTTGTATCGCTGTAAGctctttttgaaaaagaaatcggtacaaatttag
Encoded proteins:
- the RIOK1 gene encoding RIO kinase 1 isoform X1 gives rise to the protein MSEQSDQNQFSDADETIIRLETCKGQPLFHRELSEDINKLHISNSEEDEDVDDDDENYDDLEHDVFWDEGQNRSGPKNITKNIQGVNAQNVSNKMTNYQPSDKLFRRYANKINVEKYEGPSLPGHAANLLIENDKRVEKERIRTKDKHDRATVEQVLDPRTRMILFKLLNQGIIAEINGCISTGKEANVYHATSKTAVEFAIKIYKTSILQFKDRDKYVTGEFRFRHGYCRHNPRKMVRTWAEKEFRNLIRLQQGGVIAPKPILLRSHVLLMDFIGTDGWPSPKLKDVVLTSSKPRKLYRECVETMWKLYNKCKLVHADLSEYNMLYHDGSIVIIDVSQAVEHDHPMALEFLRKDCTNITEFFKKNEVGVMTVKGLFDFITDPTITEQNMDKYLDTISEQMAQQNNQEIDPKQQIEEQVFKQAYIPQNLTQVIDIERDIKLAKSGKEDLIYKTLVGLRADLSKPVCTPEILTKPHQNTDDTDSNDSSEEVEDSDEDENSEEENENESKFIHSARPRNESPESKKARKKAVKEQQAEKRKTKIKKHVKKRKEKILKKK